The Caulifigura coniformis genome includes a region encoding these proteins:
- a CDS encoding tyrosine-type recombinase/integrase has product MKTPSIYWRASCKAYYAHWMKPGDISRQHWLGKTVGEAKDNLARLMAGEDVKRPERHKAPPKITEPAVASIVDDFLTWVEQHKKPLTHRWYKQYLESFKDSVGTLRVGKLTKRHVQEWIAGQANWNANSKHGAARSVVRCFNWAVKNDHLSRSPVSGFEKEKAQPRQDAALDDADWKAFAKAIEADTQFRDIVTFMRLTGCRPEEARTVEKRHFDASVPAMILSMKEWKNGAKTKRERVIHLPGEALDIVKRLMESTPHGPLFRSGKGSPWTKDSLARKFARWRARLAKANTPIPHLIPYSVRHTYATEMAFKVDSLILAELMGTSVRMLEGVYAKVRARKNLMREAALKVGS; this is encoded by the coding sequence ATGAAGACACCTTCGATTTATTGGCGGGCAAGCTGCAAGGCGTACTACGCGCACTGGATGAAGCCGGGCGACATCAGCCGGCAGCATTGGTTGGGCAAGACGGTCGGCGAGGCAAAGGACAATCTTGCCCGCCTGATGGCCGGCGAGGACGTGAAGCGACCGGAGCGACACAAAGCCCCGCCGAAGATCACGGAACCCGCCGTCGCCAGTATCGTCGACGACTTCCTGACGTGGGTTGAGCAGCACAAAAAGCCGCTCACGCACCGGTGGTACAAACAGTACCTCGAATCGTTCAAAGACAGCGTCGGGACGCTGCGCGTCGGCAAACTCACGAAGAGACACGTTCAGGAATGGATTGCCGGTCAGGCCAACTGGAACGCCAACAGCAAGCACGGCGCGGCCCGCTCTGTCGTCCGCTGCTTCAATTGGGCCGTGAAGAATGACCACCTGTCGCGGTCTCCCGTAAGCGGGTTCGAGAAAGAGAAAGCTCAGCCGCGCCAAGACGCCGCCCTTGACGACGCCGATTGGAAGGCGTTCGCCAAGGCCATTGAGGCCGACACACAGTTCCGTGACATCGTCACGTTCATGCGGCTGACGGGCTGTCGGCCAGAGGAAGCCCGAACGGTCGAGAAGCGTCATTTCGATGCCAGCGTGCCGGCGATGATCCTGTCGATGAAGGAATGGAAGAATGGCGCGAAGACGAAACGGGAGCGCGTCATTCACCTGCCGGGCGAGGCGCTAGACATCGTGAAGCGCCTGATGGAATCGACACCGCACGGTCCCTTGTTCCGCAGTGGCAAAGGCTCGCCGTGGACGAAAGACAGTCTCGCGCGGAAGTTCGCCCGCTGGCGGGCGCGGCTGGCGAAAGCCAATACACCGATTCCCCACCTGATCCCATACAGCGTTCGCCACACTTATGCCACGGAAATGGCGTTCAAGGTCGACAGCCTGATTCTCGCCGAACTGATGGGCACGTCGGTCCGCATGCTTGAGGGCGTTTACGCCAAGGTTCGGGCACGGAAGAACCTCATGCGCGAAGCGGCGTTGAAGGTCGGGTCGTGA
- a CDS encoding PDDEXK family nuclease produces the protein MNDSPAARRDQSQCQCPFISIATGEQIECVKVRDGEPYGVCTISSDSNGERQDWIACPHRTLDQHFTLLSTAVQRAFGIASADDLTLAPVSALRTPEQQQRVRESFRLGKRVFLFTGTKLGGEVDFRETDASPGAAVDMSVIEVTGLDESGQPLTFGNHLLFEIQTSDFHGSPLHAAGALRAVCPRGEAREGYHDELRKRPEIAGTGVEGPNKANIFKRTIYQMIFKIELARDSECAGFAIILPVPVWQSWLRHLGCPDLEAIGSDARKMRLRTPGDAESGLNAHATVYVFDIDRESKESPSPLIVVREVEVSAAALTHHAFVRASNEAIQRGVTESFRKSFKDRVRKGWTGKLRKELKDVSEKPRR, from the coding sequence GTGAATGATTCCCCGGCCGCCCGGCGCGACCAATCCCAGTGCCAATGTCCGTTTATCTCGATCGCGACTGGGGAGCAAATCGAATGCGTCAAAGTCCGCGACGGCGAACCATACGGCGTCTGCACCATCAGCAGTGACAGCAACGGCGAGCGGCAAGACTGGATTGCCTGTCCTCACCGGACGCTCGATCAACATTTCACGTTGCTGTCGACGGCGGTTCAACGGGCGTTCGGAATCGCATCGGCCGACGACCTGACTTTGGCCCCGGTGAGTGCCCTTCGGACGCCGGAGCAACAGCAACGGGTTCGGGAATCGTTCAGACTCGGCAAGCGAGTGTTCCTGTTCACCGGGACCAAGCTCGGTGGTGAAGTCGACTTCCGTGAAACCGACGCATCTCCCGGCGCGGCAGTCGATATGTCAGTCATAGAAGTGACCGGCCTTGATGAGTCGGGGCAGCCTCTTACGTTCGGGAACCATCTGCTTTTCGAGATTCAGACATCCGACTTCCACGGCAGTCCGCTGCATGCTGCCGGGGCTTTGCGGGCTGTTTGTCCGCGCGGTGAGGCACGGGAAGGCTATCACGATGAACTGAGAAAGCGCCCGGAGATCGCAGGCACGGGCGTTGAAGGTCCGAACAAGGCCAACATCTTCAAGCGGACGATTTATCAGATGATCTTCAAAATCGAACTGGCGCGAGATTCCGAGTGCGCTGGCTTCGCGATCATTCTGCCGGTTCCCGTGTGGCAGAGTTGGCTTCGGCATCTTGGTTGTCCCGACCTTGAAGCGATCGGTTCCGACGCTCGAAAGATGAGGCTGCGAACGCCCGGCGATGCAGAGTCAGGCTTGAACGCTCATGCAACGGTCTACGTGTTCGACATCGACCGCGAATCGAAGGAATCACCGTCGCCACTCATTGTCGTTCGTGAAGTCGAAGTGTCTGCCGCTGCGCTAACGCATCACGCATTCGTCCGGGCATCGAATGAAGCAATCCAGCGGGGCGTTACCGAGTCCTTCCGCAAGTCATTCAAAGACCGAGTCCGAAAAGGATGGACTGGCAAGTTGAGGAAGGAGCTGAAGGACGTAAGCGAAAAACCCCGCCGCTAG
- a CDS encoding helix-turn-helix domain-containing protein has protein sequence MANRDPQQAFGEVVRQLRLKRGISQEALADEAGLHRTYISLLERGLRNPSLTVIQQLATALGVRPAQMIAEFDALCSKRAK, from the coding sequence ATGGCAAACCGTGATCCGCAACAGGCTTTCGGCGAGGTTGTTCGACAGCTTCGTCTGAAACGAGGCATTTCGCAAGAAGCCCTCGCCGACGAAGCTGGCCTGCACCGGACGTACATCAGTTTGCTTGAGCGCGGCCTGCGGAATCCCTCGCTGACCGTCATCCAACAGCTCGCGACGGCCCTTGGGGTTCGACCCGCGCAGATGATTGCGGAATTTGACGCCCTTTGCTCCAAGAGGGCGAAGTAA
- a CDS encoding DNA-methyltransferase — protein MEGVLTGTERFALRQGDADDLLQELPAESVDLVITSPPYWGLRSYEADHNWDILDEWRAEHPASEIPSYEWYRSHGGLLGLEPLPEWYVANLAAILRRCQRVLKSTGSMWLNLGDTYFARWSSIRAKGRQGLNGDERQRRKTPMGGFRQEKQLLLIPSRVAIAMQEHRWILRNDLIWYKPNVPPRPFDDRLGLTHEHFFHFVKRPKEGRAKYFYSLEDVGAPHDVQQVNVVPGRDSHSASFPPKLIEPRILSSCPPDGVVLDPFSGVGTALEVSVSLGRRAIGFDLNKRFLSAAKKRLGRIAPPLF, from the coding sequence ATGGAAGGCGTGCTGACCGGAACCGAGCGATTCGCGTTGCGCCAGGGTGACGCTGACGATCTACTCCAAGAGTTGCCGGCTGAATCCGTCGACTTGGTCATCACTAGCCCGCCGTATTGGGGACTCCGCAGCTACGAAGCCGACCACAATTGGGACATTCTGGACGAATGGCGTGCGGAGCATCCTGCCTCAGAGATTCCTAGTTACGAGTGGTATCGCAGCCACGGCGGTCTACTCGGTTTGGAACCGCTGCCGGAGTGGTACGTTGCCAATTTGGCCGCGATTCTCCGTCGCTGTCAGCGGGTGCTGAAATCGACTGGCAGCATGTGGCTAAACCTTGGTGACACATATTTCGCCCGTTGGTCGAGCATCCGAGCCAAGGGGCGTCAGGGATTGAATGGCGACGAACGCCAGCGGCGCAAGACACCAATGGGCGGGTTCCGGCAAGAGAAGCAACTGCTGTTGATCCCCTCGCGAGTTGCTATCGCGATGCAGGAACACCGCTGGATTCTTCGGAACGATTTGATTTGGTACAAGCCGAATGTTCCGCCCCGCCCGTTCGACGATCGGCTAGGGCTGACTCACGAACATTTCTTCCACTTCGTGAAGCGCCCGAAAGAGGGGCGCGCGAAGTATTTCTACTCACTTGAGGACGTTGGCGCACCACACGACGTGCAACAGGTCAATGTCGTCCCCGGTCGTGATTCTCACAGCGCTTCATTTCCGCCGAAGCTGATCGAACCGCGCATTCTCAGTTCGTGCCCGCCGGACGGAGTTGTGCTTGATCCGTTCTCAGGCGTCGGCACCGCACTTGAAGTGTCGGTCTCACTCGGTCGCCGGGCGATTGGCTTCGATCTCAACAAACGATTCTTGTCGGCTGCAAAAAAGCGTCTGGGCCGTATCGCGCCGCCTTTGTTCTGA